In the Mytilus galloprovincialis chromosome 10, xbMytGall1.hap1.1, whole genome shotgun sequence genome, one interval contains:
- the LOC143048758 gene encoding uncharacterized protein LOC143048758, producing the protein MSYVDTGVPDSKAFDVTLMICVIRNLTSVNPPINGFDYLPLPGETTTGPDLARIKWYRNILAHHDSNTMSTGDFNTAWRNVVDAVSRLGGVPMNQECQELKVKILDQSNQEIMLEIKQSQEEMKELRRTMDIENSTIRENLRDLQDSHSTLQTEHSSTTKNLIGLKNSHRTLQNEHAKLTEILKDPIPWNIRVKIPYALKFQDSMTANKKP; encoded by the exons ATGTCTTATGTTGATACAGGTGTACCTGATTCCAAAGCTTTTGATGTAACATTGATGATATGTGTGATCAGAAATTTGACATCTGTCAATCCTCCAATAAACGGATTTGACTATCTACCACTACCAGGGGAGACAACCACAGGGCCTGATCTTGCCAGGATTAAATGGTACAGAAATATACTAGCTCATCATGATAGTAACACTATGTCAACAGGTGATTTCAATACAGCATGGAGAAATGTAGTAGAT GCTGTAAGTCGATTGGGTGGTGTGCCAATGAATCAAGAGTGTCAAGAGCTAAAGGTGAAAATCTTAGATCAGTCTAACCAGGAAATTATGCTGGAAATCAAACAATCGCAGGAAGAAATGAAGGAACTGAGACGAACAATGGATATTGAAAACTCAACCATCAGGGAAAATCTTAGAGATTTGCAAGATTCCCACAGTACATTGCAAACAGAACACTCAAGCACTACAAAAAATCTGATAGGTCTGAAGAATTCCCATAGAACTTTACAAAATGAACACGCAAAACTCACAGAgattttaaaagacccaataccATGGAACATAAGAG TAAAGATTCCTTATGCTTTGAAGTTTCAGGATTCTATGACTGCAAACAAAAAACCCtag
- the LOC143049632 gene encoding uncharacterized protein LOC143049632 translates to MQNEGYEILPVSNPNEIIKWYNPIRKIVFVVDDFCGTYSLNPMKFEKWKNLMDKIKALVEKKPVKLIMSCRLQVYKDRQMESLSFFQAYECNLQSADLCLSKTEKQCIAEFYLKTNASDISDLYDMFDCFPLLCQLYSKNPKLNIVNFFTNPFTVYKEEIDKLQTEGAHVKYCALALCVMFNNQLKEEWLTEHVDENIKTIIKNTYEACKVLEGTSRLVLLDELDSLTHTYIRKDGEVYRTIHDKLFDFLAFYFGSVMIYCLIKNAHSRFIRERFSFERKSNNHELTIIVPTRYQQMYIHRMIDDWSRGKVVDVFCNINMDDCIFRQQFLVHIKGLAISQQKQLASSYDIDNKSTPLTLCCFIRDIDLVKWCIHHCVSNVNHCRNTDKVSPLYIASAYGHTEVVQMLINNKADINTCNDKEVTPLHIACQEGHTEVVKMLINNKADINKCKDNEASPVYIACQTGHTEVVKMLINNKADINKCRDTGESPLNIACHEGHTEVVKVLINNKADINKCTNKEVSTLNIACQNGHTEIVQMLINNKADINKCDDTKVSPLYFACQNGHTEVVQMLINNKADINKCSDTEVSPLNIACHEGHTEVVQMLINNKADINKCEDKEASPLYSACQEGHTEVVQMLINNKADINKCEDTEVSPLYIACQNGHTEVVQMLINNKADINKCRDTGVSPLNIACHEGHTEVVKVLINNKADINKCEDKEVSPLYIACQNGHTEVVQMLINNKADINKCRDTEVSPLYIACEGGHTEVVQMLINNKADINKCADTAASPLYVACEEGHTEVVQMLINNKADINMCGDTEVSPLYIACQNGHTEVVQMLINNKADINKCRHTGESPLNIACHEGHTEVVKVLINNKADINKCNNYGISPLYKACERGHTEVAKMFIKNKADINKCDVEEVSPLYIACQEGHTEVVQMLINNEADINKCRDTGESPLNFACHEGHTKVVKMLINNKAEINQCNDYGVSPLHMACERGHTEVVKMLINNKADINKCDDEEVSPLYIACEGGHTEVVQILINNKADINKCADTAASPLYVACQEGHIEVVQILINNKADINKCADTAASPLYVACQEGHTEVVKMFLNNKADINK, encoded by the coding sequence ATGCAAAATGAAGGGTATGAGATTTTACCAGTATCAAATCCTAACGAAATCATCAAGTGGTACAATCCAATTAGAAAGATAGTGTTTGTAGTGGATGATTTTTGTGGAACATATAGTTTAAATCCAATGAAGTTTGAAAAGTGGAAAAATTTAATGGACAAAATCAAAGCATTAGTAGAAAAGAAACCAGTGAAATTAATTATGTCTTGTAGACTACAGGTTTATAAAGATAGGCAAATGGAATCATTGTCATTCTTTCAAGCATATGAATGCAATCTTCAGTCTGCCGATTTGTGTTTAtctaaaacagaaaaacaatgcATTGCTGAATTTTACCTGAAAACAAACGCTTCTGATATCAGTGATTTGTATGACATGTTTGACTGTTTTCCTCTTTTGTGTCAATTATACAGCAAAAATCCAAAACTGAACATTGTAAATTTCTTTACAAATCCATTTACAGTTTACAAAGAAGAGATAGATAAATTACAGACAGAGGGAGCACATGTCAAATACTGTGCACTTGCTCTATGTGTAATGTTTAATAATCAGTTGAAAGAAGAATGGCTTACTGAACATGTGGATGAAAacatcaaaacaattataaagaaCACGTATGAAGCTTGTAAAGTGTTGGAAGGAACGTCACGATTGGTTTTACTTGATGAGCTGGATTCACTTACACATACATATATCAGAAAGGATGGTGAAGTCTACAGAACTATACATGATAAACTGTTTGACTTTCTTGCTTTTTACTTTGGCAGTGTGatgatttattgtttaattaaaaatgcTCACAGTCGTTTTATTCGTGAACGGttttcatttgaaagaaaaagcAATAATCATGAATTGACAATTATTGTACCAACGAGATATCAGCAAATGTATATACACAGAATGATAGATGACTGGTCAAGAGGAAAGGTAGTGGATGTCTTCTGTAACATCAATATGGACGATTGTATCTTCAGACAACAATTCCTAGTACATATAAAAGGCTTAGCAATATCACAACAAAAACAATTGGCCAGTTCATATGACATTGATAACAAAAGTACTCCATTGACACTATGTTGTTTTATAAGAGATATTGATTTAGTTAAATGGTGTATACATCATTGTGTCAGTAATGTAAACCATTGTCGTAATACTGATAAAGTATCACCTCTATACATAGCATCTGCAtatggacatactgaagtagttcagatgttaataaacaataaggcagacataaaTACGTGTAATGATAAAGAAGTTACACCTCTGCACattgcttgtcaggaaggacatactgaagtagttaagatgttaataaacaataaggcagacattaataagtgtaagGATAACGAAGCATCACCtgtgtacattgcttgtcagacaggacatactgaagtagttaagatgttaataaacaataaggcagacattaataagtgtagagatactggAGAATCACCTCTGAACATTGCTTGTCatgaaggacatactgaagtagttaaggtgttaataaacaataaggcagacattaataagtgtacaaATAAAGAAGTATCAACTCTGAACATTGCTTGTCAGAACGGACATACTGaaatagttcagatgttaataaacaataaggcagacattaataagtgtgatgATACAAAAGTATCACCTCTGTACTttgcttgtcagaatggacatactgaagtagtccagatgttaataaacaataaggcagacattaataagtgtagcgATACAGAAGTATCACCTCTGAACATTGCTTGTCatgaaggacatactgaagtagttcagatgttaataaacaataaggcagacattaataagtgtgagGATAAAGAAGCATCACCTCTGTACAGtgcttgtcaggaaggacatactgaagtagttcagatgttaataaacaataaggcagacattaataagtgtgagGATACAGAagtatcacctctgtacattgcttgtcagaatggacatactgaagttgttcagatgttaataaacaataaggcagacattaataagtgtagagatactggGGTATCACCTCTGAACATTGCTTGTCacgaaggacatactgaagtagttaaggtgttaataaacaataaggcagacattaataagtgtgaggataaagaagtatcacctctgtacattgcttgtcagaatggacatactgaagtagttcagatgttaataaacaataaggcagacattaataagtgtagagatacaGAAGTATCACCTCTTTACATTGCTTGTGAGggaggacatactgaagtagttcagatgttaataaacaataaggcagacattaataagtgtgcaGATACTGCAGCATCACCTCTGTACGTTGCTTGTgaggaaggacatactgaagtagttcagatgttaataaacaataaggcagacattaatatgTGTGGAGATACAGAagtatcacctctgtacattgcttgtcagaatggacatactgaagttgttcagatgttaataaacaataaggcagacattaataagtgtagacaTACTGGAGAATCACCTCTGAACATTGCTTGTCATGAAGGACACACTGAAGTAGTTAAGGTGTTAAtcaacaataaggcagacattaataagtgtaataATTATGGAATATCTCCTTTGTACAAGGCTTGTGAGagaggacatactgaagtagctaagatgtttataaaaaataaggcagacattaataagtgtgatgTTGAAGAAGTATCACCTCTTTACattgcttgtcaggaaggacatactgaagtagtccagatgttaataaacaatgaggcagacattaataagtgtagagatactggAGAATCACCTCTGAACTTTGCTTGTCATGAAGGACATACTAAAGTAGTTAAGATGTTAATAAATAATAAGGCAGAAATTAATCAGTGTAATGATTATGGAGTATCACCTCTGCACATGGCTTGTGAGagaggacatactgaagtagttaagatgttaataaacaataaggcagacattaataagtgtgatgATGAAGAAGTATCACCTCTTTACATTGCTTGTGAGggaggacatactgaagtagttcagatattaataaacaataaggcagacattaataagtgtgcaGATACTGCAGCCTCACCTCTGTACGttgcttgtcaggaaggacatatTGAAGTAGTTCAgatattaataaacaataaggcagacattaataagtgtgcaGATACTGCAGCATCACCTCTGTACGttgcttgtcaggaaggacatactgaagtagttaagatgtttttaaacaataaggcagacatcaATAAGTAG